A single genomic interval of Streptomyces graminofaciens harbors:
- the nirD gene encoding nitrite reductase small subunit NirD translates to MTLAPEKTDLKVQLLVNDDWFTVCDLNVLLPGRGVAALLPDGNQAALFLDRAGKLYAVDNRDPFGGAAVLSRGLTGSQQGRPFVASPLLKQRFDLESGQCLDDESVRIVTYEVRAA, encoded by the coding sequence ATGACCCTCGCCCCCGAGAAGACGGACCTGAAGGTCCAACTGCTTGTGAACGACGACTGGTTCACGGTCTGCGATCTGAACGTGCTGCTGCCCGGCCGGGGCGTGGCGGCCCTGCTGCCCGACGGCAACCAGGCCGCGCTCTTCCTCGACCGCGCGGGCAAGCTGTACGCCGTCGACAACCGCGACCCGTTCGGCGGCGCCGCCGTCCTCTCCCGCGGCCTGACCGGCAGCCAGCAGGGCCGCCCGTTCGTGGCCTCCCCGCTCCTGAAGCAGCGCTTCGACCTGGAGAGCGGGCAGTGCCTGGACGACGAGTCGGTGCGGATCGTGACGTACGAGGTGCGGGCGGCGTAG
- a CDS encoding sulfite exporter TauE/SafE family protein gives MPDISLTTVVVLCLAALAAGWIDAVVGGGGLLLLPTLLLGLPNGASAAQYALGTNKAVAIVGTTGAAVTYARRTPVDVRIAVRIGLAALAGSTAGAFVAAGMSTDVLKPVVMVVLLAVGTLVILRPSFGTAPSTGPVSARRVLAAIGLAGVGIGFYDGLIGPGTGTFLVLALTAVLHLDLVTASATAKIVNCCTNAGALATFAWKGTVYWQLAALMAVFNLVGGTVGARTALKKGSGFVRVVLLTVVFTLVVKMGYEQWVG, from the coding sequence ATGCCCGACATATCCCTGACCACGGTCGTCGTCCTCTGCCTCGCGGCCCTCGCGGCCGGCTGGATCGACGCGGTCGTGGGCGGTGGCGGACTGCTCCTGCTCCCCACCCTCCTGCTCGGCCTGCCGAACGGCGCCTCGGCCGCGCAGTACGCGCTCGGCACCAACAAGGCGGTGGCCATCGTCGGCACGACGGGCGCGGCGGTGACATACGCGCGCCGCACCCCGGTCGACGTGCGGATCGCCGTACGGATCGGCCTCGCGGCGCTCGCCGGGTCCACGGCCGGTGCCTTCGTGGCCGCCGGGATGAGCACGGACGTGCTGAAGCCGGTGGTCATGGTGGTGCTGCTGGCCGTGGGCACCCTCGTGATCCTGCGCCCCTCCTTCGGCACGGCCCCCTCCACCGGGCCGGTCTCCGCGCGCCGCGTCCTCGCCGCGATCGGCCTCGCGGGCGTCGGCATCGGCTTCTACGACGGCCTCATCGGCCCCGGCACCGGCACCTTCCTGGTCCTGGCCCTGACCGCCGTCCTCCACCTCGACCTGGTCACCGCCTCCGCCACCGCCAAGATCGTCAACTGCTGCACCAACGCCGGCGCCCTCGCCACCTTCGCCTGGAAGGGCACGGTGTACTGGCAGCTGGCCGCGCTGATGGCCGTCTTCAACCTGGTCGGGGGGACGGTCGGGGCCCGCACCGCGCTGAAGAAGGGCAGCGGGTTCGTCCGGGTCGTGCTGCTGACGGTGGTGTTCACGCTGGTGGTGAAGATGGGGTACGAACAGTGGGTGGGCTGA
- a CDS encoding NAD(P)/FAD-dependent oxidoreductase — MTSNNRVVVIGSGLAGVRLARRLGELGVPATLVGEEEHTPYNRVLLADVLAGRYAPEVIALPAPPQLTRGRVVRIDREMRAVHLADGTELSYDTLVLATGSNPVLPPLRGLWDPERHEFPDGVHAFRTMDDCLGLSKAVRPGVRAVVIGGGLLGVSAARALAQRGAQVVLAQQGERLMERQLDPSASKLVRRHLADLGVEVHTETRVRAVRSIGGTVRSVSLADGYALDADLVVIACGVHPRVGLAQEAGLAVHKGVIVDEELRSSDPHIHAIGDCAQFEGTVYGLATPALEQADALAELLAGDVNSRYTGTRALTRLTLAGADFLDLAAFGEPEPRPGDDVIQLADATRGTYRKVVVRDDRLVGGVLVGELGTVGALARAWEGAEPLPTDGGPLLHLLTNDGGS, encoded by the coding sequence ATGACCTCGAACAATCGCGTGGTGGTGATCGGCTCCGGCCTGGCGGGCGTACGTCTCGCCCGGCGGCTCGGAGAGCTCGGTGTGCCCGCCACGCTCGTGGGCGAGGAGGAGCACACACCGTACAACCGGGTGCTGCTCGCCGATGTCCTGGCCGGTCGGTACGCCCCCGAGGTCATCGCGCTGCCCGCGCCGCCGCAGCTGACCCGCGGCCGGGTCGTCCGTATCGACCGCGAGATGCGAGCCGTACATCTCGCGGACGGTACGGAGCTCTCCTACGACACCCTCGTCCTCGCGACCGGCTCGAACCCCGTGCTGCCGCCGCTGCGCGGCCTGTGGGACCCCGAGCGGCACGAGTTCCCCGACGGTGTGCACGCCTTCAGGACGATGGACGACTGCCTCGGGCTGTCGAAGGCCGTCCGGCCGGGTGTGCGTGCCGTCGTCATCGGCGGCGGGCTCCTCGGTGTCTCCGCCGCCCGGGCGCTCGCCCAGCGCGGCGCCCAGGTCGTCCTCGCCCAGCAGGGCGAGCGGCTGATGGAGCGCCAGCTCGACCCGTCCGCCTCGAAGCTGGTCCGCCGGCATCTCGCCGACCTCGGCGTCGAGGTGCACACCGAGACCCGTGTACGGGCCGTGCGCAGCATCGGCGGAACCGTACGGTCGGTGTCCCTGGCCGACGGCTACGCGCTCGACGCCGACCTCGTCGTCATCGCCTGCGGCGTCCACCCCCGGGTGGGTCTGGCGCAGGAGGCGGGGCTCGCGGTGCACAAGGGCGTCATCGTCGACGAGGAGCTGCGCAGCTCCGACCCGCACATCCACGCGATCGGCGACTGCGCCCAGTTCGAGGGCACGGTCTACGGGCTCGCCACCCCGGCGCTCGAACAGGCCGACGCGCTCGCCGAGCTGCTGGCGGGGGACGTGAACTCCCGTTACACCGGCACCCGCGCCCTGACCCGGCTGACGCTCGCCGGAGCGGACTTCCTCGATCTCGCCGCGTTCGGCGAGCCCGAGCCCCGGCCCGGGGACGACGTCATCCAGCTCGCCGACGCCACCCGCGGCACGTATCGCAAGGTCGTCGTCCGCGACGACCGCCTGGTCGGCGGGGTCCTCGTCGGCGAACTCGGCACCGTCGGCGCGCTCGCCCGCGCCTGGGAGGGAGCAGAGCCGCTCCCCACTGACGGCGGCCCCCTGCTCCACCTGCTCACCAACGATGGAGGCTCCTGA
- a CDS encoding oxidoreductase — protein sequence MAGWNVHDIPDQSGRTAVVTGANSGIGYVAARELARRGAHVVLACRSEERGAAARERMVGEVPGATIQLARLDLGDLDSVREFADGYRRAHEHLDLLVNNAGVMAVAQGRTADGFETQFGTNHLGHFALTGLLLPALLAAPAGARVVTLSSMMHMRSNIDIDDLNSRRGYRRWTAYSRSKTANLLFTHELARRLTATGSDVVAAAAHPGYAATNLQTAGPSAEGRKGAEWFMRIGNRVFAQSAEAGALPTLYAATAPGVGPDTFVGPSFAMWRGAPTTSKRAPWTLDDRAGELLWEASEELTGVTYDALKA from the coding sequence ATGGCCGGCTGGAACGTGCATGACATCCCCGACCAGAGTGGCCGCACGGCCGTCGTGACCGGTGCCAACAGCGGGATCGGATACGTCGCCGCCCGTGAACTCGCCCGCCGCGGCGCCCATGTGGTCCTCGCCTGTAGGAGTGAGGAACGCGGGGCCGCCGCCCGGGAGCGGATGGTGGGTGAAGTGCCGGGCGCCACAATTCAGTTGGCGCGGCTCGATCTGGGGGATCTGGACTCCGTGCGGGAGTTCGCCGACGGCTACCGCCGCGCTCACGAGCACCTCGATCTGCTCGTCAACAACGCCGGTGTGATGGCCGTGGCCCAGGGCCGTACCGCCGACGGGTTCGAGACGCAGTTCGGCACCAACCACCTCGGGCACTTCGCGCTCACCGGACTGCTGCTCCCCGCCCTCCTCGCCGCACCCGCCGGCGCCCGCGTCGTGACCCTCTCCAGCATGATGCACATGCGGTCGAACATCGACATCGACGACCTCAACAGCCGACGCGGCTACCGTCGTTGGACCGCCTACTCCCGCTCCAAGACCGCCAACCTGCTCTTCACGCACGAACTGGCCCGGCGGCTCACCGCCACCGGCTCGGACGTCGTCGCGGCGGCCGCGCACCCCGGGTACGCGGCGACCAACCTCCAGACCGCCGGGCCCAGTGCGGAGGGGCGCAAGGGCGCCGAGTGGTTCATGCGGATCGGGAACCGGGTCTTCGCCCAGTCCGCCGAGGCCGGCGCCCTGCCCACTCTCTACGCCGCCACCGCGCCCGGCGTCGGCCCCGACACCTTCGTCGGGCCGTCCTTCGCGATGTGGCGCGGCGCTCCCACCACGTCGAAGCGGGCCCCCTGGACCCTCGACGACCGCGCGGGCGAACTCCTCTGGGAGGCCTCGGAGGAGCTGACCGGGGTGACGTACGACGCCCTCAAGGCGTGA
- a CDS encoding class F sortase codes for MRRFANSAIAGVTVVALCAGAWLLRNGTASHPPPQPSAAQAHGSPRAERPAAPALAPSPPDRVRIPSLHVDAPLMGLGLTPTGSLDVPPARPSNLAGWYEAGTTPGERGTSIVAGHVDNAEGPAVFYRLGALRRGATIEVDRRDGSVAVFTVDAVEAYDARDFPDEKVYGAARRPELRVITCGGGYSRATGYRGNVVVFAHLAGSHVG; via the coding sequence GTGCGCCGGTTCGCCAACTCCGCCATAGCGGGCGTCACCGTCGTAGCCCTCTGCGCCGGCGCCTGGCTGCTGCGCAACGGCACCGCCTCCCATCCGCCTCCGCAGCCGTCGGCCGCCCAGGCCCACGGCAGCCCCCGGGCGGAGAGACCGGCCGCGCCCGCGCTCGCCCCCTCCCCGCCCGACCGCGTCCGCATCCCGTCCCTGCACGTGGACGCCCCCCTCATGGGCCTCGGCCTCACCCCCACCGGCAGCCTCGACGTCCCGCCCGCGCGGCCGAGCAACCTCGCCGGCTGGTACGAGGCGGGCACCACCCCCGGTGAGCGGGGCACCTCGATCGTCGCCGGGCACGTCGACAACGCGGAGGGGCCCGCCGTCTTCTACCGGCTGGGCGCGCTGAGACGCGGCGCCACCATCGAGGTGGACCGGCGGGACGGCAGCGTCGCGGTGTTCACCGTGGACGCGGTGGAGGCGTACGACGCGCGGGACTTCCCCGACGAGAAGGTGTACGGGGCGGCGCGGAGGCCGGAGTTGCGGGTCATCACCTGCGGCGGGGGGTATTCGAGGGCGACCGGTTACCGGGGGAACGTGGTCGTGTTCGCGCACCTCGCGGGAAGCCACGTCGGCTGA
- a CDS encoding carbonic anhydrase, with protein sequence MKALLDRARSFKRRVDFESDEYRKLAVGQFPEALFITCSDSRVIPALITGARPGEIFELRNAGNIVPPHDAYGAASGEAATIEYALEVLGVQDIVVCGHSHCGAMGALKHGADLSGLPRVDAWLDYARPALEPALGGTAAEEDGAGDLGLREVVQLNVRNQLAVLRGYPVARQQLDAGRLRLHGWYYEIDTGTVHELDEDGRFRVHGS encoded by the coding sequence ATGAAGGCGTTGTTGGATCGCGCCCGGTCGTTCAAGCGACGGGTCGACTTCGAGAGCGACGAATACCGGAAACTGGCCGTCGGCCAATTTCCCGAGGCGCTCTTCATTACCTGCTCGGACTCGCGGGTCATTCCCGCGCTGATCACCGGGGCACGGCCCGGCGAGATATTCGAGCTGCGAAACGCGGGCAACATCGTGCCGCCGCACGACGCGTACGGGGCCGCCTCCGGTGAGGCCGCCACCATCGAGTACGCGCTGGAGGTGCTCGGCGTTCAGGACATCGTCGTATGCGGTCACTCACACTGTGGGGCCATGGGGGCGCTGAAGCACGGCGCGGACCTGTCCGGGCTGCCCCGGGTCGACGCGTGGCTGGACTACGCCCGGCCCGCGCTCGAACCCGCGCTGGGCGGGACGGCCGCGGAGGAGGACGGGGCCGGGGATCTGGGGCTGCGGGAGGTCGTGCAGCTCAACGTCCGTAACCAGCTGGCCGTACTGCGTGGTTACCCGGTCGCCAGGCAGCAGCTCGACGCGGGGCGGCTGCGGCTGCACGGCTGGTACTACGAGATCGACACCGGCACGGTCCATGAGCTGGACGAGGACGGCCGGTTCCGGGTGCACGGGTCATGA
- a CDS encoding NADPH-dependent FMN reductase — protein sequence MDTSTDVRVAPVRVTVVIGSNRAGRFGSVVADWLLDRVRGRDDFEVDVVDVAETDDLPTTFAPTPEATARLAGITPKLAAAEAFIVLTPEYNHSYPAALKNLIDWHFHEWRAKPVALVSYGGLAGGLRAVEHLRQVFAELHATTVRDTVSFHNAHASFDDTGHLRDPSGPDAAAKVMLDQLGWWGKGLREARGRWPYEG from the coding sequence ATGGATACCTCAACAGATGTTCGTGTCGCGCCGGTCCGGGTGACGGTGGTGATCGGCAGCAACCGGGCCGGCCGGTTCGGGTCGGTGGTCGCCGACTGGCTGCTGGACCGGGTGCGCGGGCGCGACGACTTCGAGGTCGACGTCGTGGACGTCGCCGAGACCGACGACCTCCCGACGACCTTCGCCCCGACCCCGGAGGCGACGGCACGACTGGCCGGGATCACCCCGAAGCTCGCCGCCGCCGAGGCGTTCATCGTGCTGACCCCCGAGTACAACCACTCCTATCCGGCAGCCCTGAAGAACCTCATCGACTGGCACTTCCACGAGTGGCGCGCCAAACCGGTCGCCCTCGTCTCCTACGGCGGCCTCGCGGGCGGCCTCCGCGCGGTGGAACACCTACGGCAGGTCTTCGCCGAACTCCACGCGACCACCGTCCGCGACACGGTGTCCTTCCACAACGCCCACGCCTCCTTCGACGACACCGGTCACCTCAGGGACCCGTCCGGCCCGGATGCCGCGGCGAAGGTGATGCTGGATCAGCTGGGTTGGTGGGGGAAGGGGCTGAGGGAGGCGCGGGGGAGGTGGCCGTACGAGGGGTGA
- a CDS encoding SulP family inorganic anion transporter: protein MSGAHAHRASRVAKAEAPHEPYESKPAKASGGSRSAKGGSGGRVDLGTEITASLVVFLVALPLCIGVAVASGVPAELGIISGVIGGLVVGAVRGSTLQVSGPAAGLAALVAETVLEFGVAMLGVIVLFSGILQIVLGLVKLGRMFQAISLAVVQGMLAGIGLPLMFSQLYPMSDAKAPGTPLENMAGVPGLIADTATDPQALIAAGLGVVTIVLSFLWKKVPGPVRKMPAALVAVGIGIGVASLPGVDVKTLQVGNLLASVDVPGPEQLAGLADAGIITAILTFTVIASAESLFTAAAVDRMHNGPRTRYNTELIAQGAGNTIAGVLGALPVTAVVARSSANVQAGAKTRISRTLHGLWLLAFALLLPQVLALIPISVLAGVLVHSGWKLFAPEEFPKMWRQDRGEFAVMTVTTLVITATALLEGVLIGLAAGVVLAALRMSQTVVRQHIEDDTAKVVMAGNATFLRLPRLIDALENAAASGKPRIRLDLLGVTHLDHACRTQVEEFVAQQRGAGLRVELLMPDLGKVGAAGKVSAEVAAAVAGGEGMPEPLDSSPDRLTPHRLTPDRSTPDGSTPGYSAPGYSAPDHVAPTWDYSTMPRDFSPPAAGVEVGVDEAHAWDFAGVGAASVGNPGNQRSSGPGPTAEWFYLDTRPMPGAEESGSPLPRRGRDWAE from the coding sequence ATGAGCGGGGCGCATGCGCACAGGGCCTCGCGGGTGGCCAAGGCCGAGGCTCCTCATGAACCCTACGAGTCCAAGCCGGCCAAGGCCTCGGGTGGTTCCCGTTCCGCGAAGGGTGGCTCCGGTGGTCGTGTCGACCTCGGTACGGAGATCACCGCCTCCCTCGTCGTGTTCCTGGTCGCGCTGCCGCTCTGTATCGGGGTGGCCGTCGCGTCCGGTGTGCCGGCCGAGCTGGGCATCATCTCGGGGGTGATCGGCGGTCTGGTCGTCGGTGCGGTGCGGGGCAGCACCCTCCAGGTGAGCGGGCCGGCGGCCGGACTCGCCGCGCTCGTAGCGGAGACCGTGCTGGAGTTCGGCGTGGCGATGCTCGGTGTGATCGTCCTCTTCTCCGGCATCCTGCAGATCGTGCTGGGGCTCGTGAAGCTCGGCCGGATGTTCCAGGCGATCTCGCTGGCCGTGGTGCAGGGCATGCTCGCGGGGATCGGACTGCCGCTGATGTTCAGCCAGTTGTACCCGATGTCCGATGCCAAGGCCCCCGGCACCCCGCTGGAGAACATGGCCGGGGTCCCCGGGCTGATCGCCGACACCGCGACCGATCCGCAGGCGCTGATCGCCGCCGGGCTCGGTGTCGTGACGATCGTCCTGAGCTTCCTGTGGAAGAAGGTGCCGGGGCCGGTCAGGAAGATGCCGGCCGCGCTCGTGGCCGTCGGGATCGGCATCGGGGTGGCCTCGCTGCCGGGTGTGGACGTGAAGACGCTCCAGGTCGGCAATCTGCTGGCGTCCGTGGATGTGCCGGGGCCGGAGCAGTTGGCGGGGCTGGCCGACGCGGGGATCATCACGGCGATCCTCACCTTCACCGTCATCGCGTCGGCGGAGAGTCTGTTCACCGCGGCGGCCGTGGACCGGATGCACAACGGGCCGCGTACGCGTTACAACACCGAGCTCATCGCCCAGGGGGCCGGGAACACGATCGCCGGGGTGCTCGGGGCGCTGCCCGTCACCGCGGTCGTCGCCCGCAGCTCGGCGAACGTCCAGGCCGGGGCGAAGACCCGTATCTCCCGTACGCTGCACGGTCTTTGGCTGCTCGCCTTCGCGCTGCTGCTGCCGCAGGTGCTGGCGCTGATCCCCATCTCGGTGCTCGCGGGTGTCCTCGTGCACAGCGGCTGGAAGCTGTTCGCGCCGGAGGAGTTCCCGAAGATGTGGCGGCAGGACCGGGGTGAGTTCGCGGTCATGACGGTCACGACGCTGGTGATCACGGCGACGGCGCTGTTGGAGGGCGTACTCATCGGGTTGGCCGCGGGTGTCGTGCTGGCCGCGTTGCGGATGTCCCAGACCGTGGTGCGGCAGCACATCGAGGACGACACGGCCAAGGTGGTGATGGCGGGGAACGCGACGTTCCTGCGGTTGCCGCGGCTCATCGACGCCCTGGAGAACGCCGCCGCCTCCGGCAAGCCGCGGATTCGACTGGATCTGCTCGGGGTGACTCATCTCGATCACGCGTGTCGGACTCAGGTGGAGGAGTTCGTGGCGCAGCAGCGGGGGGCTGGGCTGCGGGTGGAGTTGTTGATGCCGGATCTGGGGAAGGTCGGTGCTGCGGGGAAGGTGAGTGCCGAGGTGGCGGCAGCGGTGGCCGGGGGCGAGGGAATGCCGGAGCCCTTGGATTCGAGTCCCGACCGCTTGACTCCTCACCGCTTGACCCCGGACCGCTCGACTCCCGACGGCTCGACTCCGGGTTACTCGGCTCCGGGTTACTCAGCTCCGGATCACGTGGCTCCGACCTGGGATTACTCGACCATGCCTCGGGACTTCTCGCCTCCGGCAGCGGGTGTGGAGGTGGGGGTGGACGAGGCCCATGCGTGGGACTTCGCGGGTGTCGGGGCGGCGAGTGTGGGGAATCCGGGGAACCAGCGGTCCTCCGGGCCTGGGCCCACGGCTGAGTGGTTCTATCTCGATACGCGGCCTATGCCGGGGGCGGAGGAGTCCGGGTCGCCGTTGCCTCGGCGGGGGCGTGACTGGGCCGAGTGA
- the nirB gene encoding nitrite reductase large subunit NirB: MTATLGATPTIVLVGHGMVGQRFLEALAERGLTATHRVVVLCEEPRPAYDRVALTSYFSGKTPEDLSMTDMAFIEQHGIELYVGDPAETVDREAKTVTARSGQVFEYETLVLATGSFPFVPPVPNKDAEGCFVYRTIEDLLAIEEYSKKAQVGAVVGGGLLGLEAAGALKGLGLTSHIVEFAPRLMPVQVDEGGGAALLRTIEDMGLSVHTGVGTQEIVVGENGAVTGMKLSDGSELSTDLVVFSAGVRPRDQLARDCGLTVGERGGISVDEQCRTVNDPHVFAIGECALAADGRVYGLVAPGYEQAETAAATIAADEASFTGADLSTKLKLLGVDVASFGDAHGATADCLDVVYSDSRSGLYKKLVIGRDGTLLGGILVGDAEAYGTLKAFTGSVPPVSPESLVLPAGAGESVQLGPSALPDDAIICSCNNVRKGTIRGAVTEHNCTTVPEVKKCTKAGTTCGSCVKVLGQLVTAELEASGVVVDKGLCACFSQTREELYEIVLALRINTYQDLLDRYGRDEAKGGDGCDICKPAVASIIASLAPTIGASGYVLDGEQAALQETNDHFLANLQKNGSYSVVPRIPGGEITPEGLIVIGEIARDFGLYTKITGGQRIDMFGARVEQLPLIWTRLVDAGFESGHAYGKSLRTVKSCVGQTWCRYGVQDSVRMAIDLELRYRGLRSPHKLKSAVSGCARECAEAQSKDFGIIATSGGWNLYVGGNGGATPRHADLLAQDLSDTELIKLIDRFLMFYIRTADRLERTSTWLERIPGGLDHVRDVVVEDSLGICEELESLMTDHVSHYADEWASTINDPEKLARFVSFVNAPDTPDPVVGFVPERDQIKPDLPLLSIGLRPAAAEEVLEGSAQR, translated from the coding sequence ATGACCGCCACCCTGGGGGCCACCCCCACGATCGTGCTCGTCGGCCACGGCATGGTCGGCCAGCGCTTCCTCGAAGCGCTCGCCGAGCGCGGCCTGACCGCCACGCACCGCGTGGTCGTGTTGTGCGAGGAGCCGCGTCCCGCGTACGACCGCGTCGCGCTCACCTCGTACTTCTCGGGCAAGACGCCCGAGGACCTGTCGATGACCGACATGGCGTTCATCGAGCAGCACGGCATCGAGCTGTACGTCGGTGACCCGGCCGAGACCGTCGACCGCGAGGCGAAGACGGTCACGGCCCGCTCCGGCCAGGTCTTCGAGTACGAGACCCTCGTCCTCGCCACCGGCTCGTTCCCCTTCGTGCCGCCGGTCCCGAACAAGGACGCCGAGGGCTGCTTCGTCTACCGCACGATCGAGGACCTGCTCGCGATCGAGGAGTACTCGAAGAAGGCCCAGGTCGGTGCCGTGGTCGGCGGCGGTCTGCTGGGTCTTGAGGCGGCGGGCGCCCTGAAGGGCCTCGGGCTGACCTCGCACATCGTGGAGTTCGCGCCGCGGCTGATGCCGGTGCAGGTGGACGAAGGCGGTGGCGCGGCCCTGCTGCGCACCATCGAGGACATGGGCCTGTCCGTCCACACCGGTGTGGGCACGCAGGAGATCGTCGTCGGCGAGAACGGCGCGGTCACCGGGATGAAGCTGTCCGACGGCTCCGAACTCAGCACCGACCTGGTGGTGTTCTCCGCCGGTGTCCGCCCCCGCGACCAGCTGGCCCGCGACTGCGGTCTGACGGTCGGCGAGCGCGGCGGCATCAGCGTCGACGAGCAGTGCCGCACGGTCAACGACCCGCACGTGTTCGCGATCGGCGAGTGCGCGCTGGCCGCGGACGGCCGGGTGTACGGCCTGGTGGCCCCCGGTTACGAGCAGGCGGAGACGGCCGCCGCGACGATCGCGGCGGACGAGGCGTCCTTCACCGGCGCCGACCTGTCCACCAAGCTGAAGCTGCTCGGCGTGGACGTGGCCTCCTTCGGTGACGCGCACGGCGCGACCGCCGACTGCCTCGACGTCGTCTACTCCGACTCCCGCTCGGGCCTGTACAAGAAGCTGGTCATCGGCCGGGACGGCACGCTGCTCGGCGGCATCCTGGTCGGCGACGCGGAAGCCTACGGCACCCTGAAGGCGTTCACCGGTTCGGTCCCGCCGGTCTCGCCCGAGTCGCTGGTGCTGCCCGCCGGCGCCGGGGAGTCCGTCCAGCTCGGCCCGTCCGCGCTGCCGGACGACGCGATCATCTGCTCCTGCAACAACGTCCGCAAGGGCACGATCCGCGGCGCGGTCACCGAGCACAACTGCACCACCGTGCCCGAGGTGAAGAAGTGCACCAAGGCCGGTACGACCTGCGGCTCCTGCGTCAAGGTCCTCGGCCAGCTGGTCACCGCCGAGCTCGAAGCCAGCGGTGTGGTGGTCGACAAGGGCCTGTGCGCCTGCTTCTCGCAGACCCGCGAGGAGCTGTACGAGATCGTCCTCGCCCTGCGCATCAACACCTACCAGGACCTGCTGGACCGTTACGGCCGCGACGAGGCCAAGGGCGGCGACGGCTGCGACATCTGCAAGCCGGCGGTCGCCTCGATCATCGCCTCCCTCGCCCCGACCATCGGCGCGAGCGGCTATGTCCTCGACGGCGAGCAGGCGGCGCTGCAGGAGACCAACGACCACTTCCTGGCCAACCTCCAGAAGAACGGCTCGTACTCGGTCGTCCCCCGCATCCCCGGCGGTGAGATCACCCCCGAGGGCCTGATCGTGATCGGCGAGATCGCCCGCGACTTCGGCCTCTACACGAAGATCACCGGCGGCCAGCGCATCGACATGTTCGGCGCGCGCGTCGAGCAACTCCCCCTGATCTGGACCCGGTTGGTGGACGCCGGCTTCGAGTCCGGCCACGCCTACGGCAAGTCGCTCCGTACAGTGAAGTCCTGCGTCGGCCAGACCTGGTGCCGGTACGGCGTCCAGGACTCGGTCCGCATGGCGATCGACCTGGAGCTGCGCTACCGGGGGCTCAGGTCGCCCCACAAGCTCAAGTCGGCGGTCTCCGGCTGCGCCCGCGAGTGCGCGGAGGCCCAGTCGAAGGACTTCGGCATCATCGCCACCTCGGGCGGCTGGAACCTGTACGTCGGCGGCAACGGCGGCGCCACCCCGCGCCACGCGGACCTGCTGGCCCAGGACCTGTCGGACACCGAACTGATCAAGCTGATCGACCGCTTCCTGATGTTCTACATCCGCACCGCGGACCGCCTGGAGCGCACGTCGACCTGGCTGGAGCGCATTCCCGGCGGCCTGGACCACGTACGCGACGTGGTCGTGGAGGACTCCCTCGGCATCTGCGAGGAGCTGGAGTCCCTGATGACGGACCATGTGTCCCACTACGCCGACGAGTGGGCGTCGACCATCAACGACCCCGAGAAGCTCGCCCGGTTCGTGTCCTTCGTCAACGCCCCCGACACCCCGGACCCGGTCGTCGGCTTCGTCCCCGAGCGCGACCAGATCAAGCCCGACCTGCCGCTGCTGTCCATCGGCCTGCGGCCCGCCGCCGCCGAAGAAGTCCTGGAAGGAAGCGCCCAGCGATGA